A region of the Echeneis naucrates chromosome 22, fEcheNa1.1, whole genome shotgun sequence genome:
ATCATCATAACAGGTATTGAACAATCACTTCAGAGAGTTACAGTGCAGAGTGGAAGTAAAGGAAATGCAGAGGGGTGTCGGTGCTGACCGGTCCAGTTCACAGTAGATTGGTAGCACAGTCGTGTGGCACAGGAAGGAGAAGGCCATGGTGGGGATGGCATATGCACTCTGCAACACATCAGCCAAAGCACAGCtatcattaaaatattattagTACACACTGTTAAACAAAGGTGCGGGGGCAGGTGGGTCAAGGTATGCTTTTCTGTAGTAAATGTGCATGTTTAAATACCATTCAAGTGGAACTTTTATTGAGACATTGTCTCAAACAGTCTGAAAAAATGGAGCCCATGTGTGGTGCCACATGCACATATAACATACATGTAAGTGGCAGCTGCAGAGATCACTGCTGACATGTGAAAGGTAGGTAGAGTTTGAATTGTCACCAGAGtgaaacatctgcagcaaaCCCATCTCTACAACCTCACAGGTTGCGTGCGCAGCATTGAACAAACACTAGTTTCAACTACGTACCTCACTGGAGATGACAAAGAGTTTGGGCGTACACTCTGAGTCAGAGGAATTTGATACCTGTGgaagcaaagagagaagagaggagatgacttctgcactgctgctgaaaatgagagaaacatAAAGCTACCGCACCGCTCCGATTTAGAGCTTAAAaggataaccctaaccctaaattaaCCCATGCCACATCTGACATTATAGTATGTTCTGTGTAATTCttaaaggtcagagttcatttCCAGGCTTAGGCAAGGTCACCTTAACTTCCTTCCTATTAGGATCGGCACTACTCACTACACACAGTTCTCTGCTGTCCTTGCTGGTCCCCATCAGCCAGAGCCAGCCCAATCAGTAAACTAAGTCCCCTGGGTTTTCCTCTTAATCCTGTGGCCATGACCGCCTGCTCCAGACTAGCTTAATCAAATCTGTGGTATTTCATACTTGCTTGTGTGGACATGGGCAAGTATAGAAGGAACTGGGGGTTGTTGTTACCTGGAAGGTTCCTGAAAGGCTTGTAACATTGTGAGGCAGTGGGCAGGGGATGGACCATTTCTTGACCACAACCTGAAGATAAGGCAAGACAATGTCGTAACAGCTTCCTGAAAGAAATTTGTTGAAAGATAAAATCCTTTGCAGAGAGAATATCAAAACTCACCACAACAGCAAAGTACAGCATGAAGAAGAAAGCGAAGCTACTGGTATATCCCAGGAAGCCTGTAACAGCAAAACACTTATCAGATCAAAAATATTACTTCCAACCATTAAAGCagcaaatcaaaaatatttgattgaTGTACTCACCAATTTTGGGTAATATTGATAGAGGTAGAACAACACAGAGTGTGATTAGGATCAGCAGCAACCTGCCATTGTCATACCAGGCATTTCTGGAAGCCAAAGAGAGGACATGAACTATGTTAAGGACTGTGTTAGCCACATTTCTCATCAATGTCTCCCTGGTTCTGAAATGTCAGTGAAGGCTGAGATGAATTCTTTAAAATAGACCAGGTTGGAAATTTGTCTCCATTTCGTTCTCAAACATGGGCGACATATTCATCATGTGGTACGAATTAAGGGCTTAGGCTCTCGCAAACCAAAACAATTATGTAATTCACATGCAAACGTTGTGTCGCCCTGTCAGATGAGACCACATTTCACTTGTGGGGCTTTTGGAGAAGGGGAATAATATTTTCCTTTGCTGAAGGATAGCCTTGGCGGTTTATTCGGGGTTgggaagctggaggaggaggaggaggaggtgcttGAGGTGACGCATAAGGAAGGCATGCCGGCTCCGCTGAGGTCGGGGTCATATGGAAAGGGTGCTGCCTGGCGCTGCTGTATGTTGGACCGCAGCATGGGGTCACGAGGGACTGGCTCCACCGCTCTTTATGGGGCTCCCACAGTCAGCAGCACCTGCTCTGGCCACATCAACACCCACTGACCCCTGTTTGGCAGTTTCACAGCTGTGGTGTTTCCATAGGCGCTGATGGATTTGTCTCTGCGTCTACATCGTCCCTACCCTGTAACTGGATGTCAGAGAGACCTCTCTCCTGACCTCCACTCTCTTTTGTCCAATCACTTCTACCCCAACCTAAGTTTAGCGCTTGAGCGCAGCTTAGCTAACCACCCTCTCCATTTTTACAGACTGTTATGCAGAGAAAGGGATGTGAAAAATCTCCACCACCGCCATTAAGATCCACTCTCAGGATGCTCAAGGCTTACTACAAAGGCTCAGGATGTCTAGAAGACCCATGAAATGTGGAACATTTCACGGTATAACAAGATGCAGGAAAGCTCTCACTTCAAGTGGGGCTGTTGCTGCCAATGAGTCAATCTCCAGAAAGTGTTGAAGATCAGCATAAATCTGgcaaatacaacacaaactgtGATCTACAGCTGTCTGCGTCTCTGGCCTTGTTACTAAACTTAAACAAGGTTAGTGAACCTTAAATGGGACATACATTCTGTTAgtgcaaatgaacacaaaaggGCTGATGCACGGCTATGTTTTCACTCTActctattaaaataaatgagccagaaaaaagaaacgctTCTTATTATAAAACAACTTGTTTATTTAGACTTTGAGCGAATTGAGTGAGTGTCTGTTAACATCCCAAAGCCACTCAttaacagaaatgttttgtttccctcAGCAGTGAGCTGTAATTAGAATGGCAAAACTGATATCCCCTTGTATCAGTCTGATTCTGCGGAACATGTGTGAGAGATTTGGGGGTGAAAGGAGAGCACTAATAcaaagcagctgtgtgtggaAGATTCGGATATTGACGGATTGGGCTGAGAGCAGCTACAACTCTTGCTTAAACCAGTGTGGCCAATAATAAAGTGATAGAAGTCACATTCTTGGCCAGGGACTTTGCTCTGAGGGCTCGTCCACACAGGCCAATGAAAGACACAGGCTGCTGCCCAGGGTGATGAATGACTCTCCatcataaatacatttcctcTGGCCATACTTCATGCTACGCAACCCAGAGCAAAAGTTTCCCTCCAATTGCTCACAAAGTGTTATTATCATGCTGTGGTTTGGTGAAAGATCTTCTTCCAATGTATTATTCATACATTTCTCATTCCCTGTCTAATTCCACTTTGTGCAGCTTTGTGGTGGAGAAGCATCAAATTTGGTTCTTGAGGGCCAAAGGTATAATGTACAACATTGTGGGAACAGAAATGTCTCTTTTGTTATCTAAGTTCAGGTAATTTAATAAAAAGCTTTGTTCTCACTGCAGCTGGGACAGATTTCGagccaaaatgttttattggtGAAGGAGCTCACAGAAGTATACACCTACCCTGTGCTGTCTGAGCTGATGAAACTGCGGATGGCTGCAGGAAGCTCTGATTTCAAGATGAACAAATAAGATGCCATAGCTgggaagaagggggaaaaaaagttcagtaaatgtgtgttttccaaatcaaataaacataCAGAAAAGCACGCATTCACTCTAAACTAGTTAATCATAAACACAATAGATGATTATGCTGCTACAAGCAATCCTAAACTGCTGTGTGAGGCTGGTGGCGTGTGCTTTCCAGCACCAGGAAATCGAAGGCAGGGTGGCGGGGGTACCGCGGCTCTGAGTTAATGCAGATGGGTGGGGCAGGCAGCTAAAGGGGATAACCAGCAAAGCCCTTGGTGCAGAGGAGCAGACATGATGTAGATCTCCCAATTGCTGGAGACTGAGAGTGGAAGCCAGGATGGAGAATtgcaaggggggaggaatgCTAACAATAATGATCTCTGACGCTAATCCAGGTATTTCTCCCCCTTCTCCACCTCACTAGGAAACAGGATATTATCCAAATTATCTGACGGGCTCCAACATACTTTTCCGGACGCTCAGGCAGCCAATGAAAAAAGGGATGCGAGTTACTCCCCGAGGGTCATTATCAGCCCCGTAACATAAGAAAGACAAGGGGAAAGGGGATACGAAGATTGCAGCAGGAGAATGGAACGTGTTTGGTCTGAAACAGTGATTCAGATGCTGTGTGTGGTCAGTCACAAAGGGAGATAATGTTCAGGGATTTAAAGTTGTGAAGTCAGGCATAGCCAGTTAGCTGGGACCTTTTTGCCCCTGAGGCAGATCTTGAACTCACCATTAAATAAGCCTAGACCATAATCTCTAAGatcctgtatttatttgtaaaagAGAATTCCTCCAATAACCGTCCAgcccacacagagacagggacaGTAAGCCTGCAAACTATTGTTGTTTATAAGCACTAAAATCTGTCAATAGTGGGATATTATAGGGGAGCAGTTGCTTTAGTGTTTTAGCCAAAATATTTCCCTGTGAAAGTTCATCCAATTTAAACAGaccataaaaatgaaaatcttttcaACCACAAAAATGCATACGCACACACTGACAGGGATCACACAACAGGAATGATGCAATGGTTTAGTTTCATGCAGTTGGTTACTGTAGGCACAACAACGCTTCAATTGGAAATCCTGGAGGGATAATACTTACATCTCTAAACAAAACGGCCCTTGAGTGAAGAGAAGGGATGATTATTGGCCCAGTGGTAAGAAAACATATACCAATAATAAGCATGTACGCAAAATTCAAGGAAAACTGATGGAaaccttgtgtgtgtggtcagcaAATAGTGACAGAGTGTGTTCAACAGAACACagccactttcatttcattaagaGTGAAGAGAGAGGCAGCCTGTGAGAGCCCTGGTCTGGTCAGTAATTAAGGTCAATTGGCCCATCAGCCTGTGGCAGCACAGATGAATGTTTACCCAGAGTGAGGCTAATTGCACTCTTATAAAAGGGGCCCGGGACGTAGACAGATGCATGTTGGAGTGCTGGCTCTCACACTCTTACACATACTGCCCCATGCTGGGAAAACCACAAACATACCAGAGGGCATGGCAATAATCCACTCAGCCGTGGCACTAATGACTGCAGAGGAGCTACTGCCTCAGTTTCATACTGTCTGAGAAGCACAGTTTGTGGCTGAGGAATGGGTAGAGGTGGCAGTGGAGAGAGGTGAGGGGGGATAAAGGAGGGGTCCCATTAGGTTACTCAACACTCAGAGGGTGGGAGTGGGTTTACCATCAGTGATCAATTAGATGTGAAGTCAGATTTCAGGCCCAGGGGAGGGGGCTGAGAGGACAGCAGCTACAGTGTCAAAGGTTATCAGGGAATCCAGATAATGGCCttgcaggaaggagggagaccTCAGCAGACACAGAGCCATCCAGTAGGAGGCACTGTCTACCTCCACAATTAACTGGCCAGAGTCTAACCCCCATAACACTCTGCACCCGTGCCTGCTTGCTTTTAGAAAAACCTCTGAATGGGTTTTTGTCCAGCATGTCAGGGATGATGCTTTTaatggcacaaaaaaaataaaaaataacaacaaccccaaaacaaccGACTTACCACCAACATTCTGGATAAGAATAGTAACTCCAACCAGAACCTGAAAAATAATTGTGGAAAGTCAGTATAAATTTGTTTACTTGTCATCTTAAAAAGTATGGGAAGAAATTTTTGACAAGGTGAATCACactcaaaagaaaacatttacttttcctGGATTTCTCAAGGCTCTCCCTCCAAGGTCTTCATATGAATTGATGCCTATGAGAGTCAAATGAAAATTAATCAGGCATACTCAACTAGTACAAGGTAAATAAAAGTCATTCTTGGACAGCACAAACATAAAAGTCTCAACAGAAGTACATTATACTTAATCTATTCAAATAGAGACAAAGAGACTTTTAGttctgaaaacagacaacacGGCAGCCAGTCTAGATCTTTAATCATGAGTGAAGTTGGTGAAAGTAAACTGGATAAATGGATCAGATAAAGTTAGTCTGTACATCCATTGCTAGTCTCTCACCTGTTTTGTCACAGAGCTTCAAAAGGAGGTGTATAGAGTATGTCGCCAGAGAAGAGACCAGTATCAACAGGATactaaaaagaaatgttagAGTCGGCATGCagtcaaatttatttacaatttattttaaaaagtgtaaaatgtttgaGCTGCACAGTCGTAGAACAGGTAATAGGTTAACTCTTACATAAAACCAACTATGCCAGTGCAAGCCATAGCATAAGATAGACCCAGGATGCCACTGCCCATGATAGCATTCATCAGGTTAAACACAGAGAAGGCAAAGgaagctcctcttcctctggtcgGCGTGGATCCCTGCGCACACAGAGGAGATGACACATTGATAAATAGCTGAAAAACCAGAGAGACTGATATAAGATTAAATTGTAATCAGTGgctgtgaaggaaaaaatgaagcagaagaAATTTGGTTATTTTTATAAGAGAGCTGCACCTGACTATTAAGAACAACTGGCCAGTCCTGATGATGGATGTCATGAAACAACACTGCAGTGGTATGTAGGATCAGGCAATGGAAATGGGAATGGATGGTGTGGGATTTGAGCTGCTGGCTGTGGGACAGCTGCCTGAGCTCAGGATAAGGGAGCTGCCCGAACTGCTTGACCTCTCTAATAGGGGATATCCTGGAGAGAATGAGTGG
Encoded here:
- the slc38a6 gene encoding putative sodium-coupled neutral amino acid transporter 6 yields the protein MSVNGNRNTVLYESITGDSGGNETTHLLSNGSTPTRGRGASFAFSVFNLMNAIMGSGILGLSYAMACTGIVGFIILLILVSSLATYSIHLLLKLCDKTGINSYEDLGGRALRNPGKVLVGVTILIQNVGAMASYLFILKSELPAAIRSFISSDSTGNAWYDNGRLLLILITLCVVLPLSILPKIGFLGYTSSFAFFFMLYFAVVVVVKKWSIPCPLPHNVTSLSGTFQVSNSSDSECTPKLFVISSESAYAIPTMAFSFLCHTTVLPIYCELDRPSKAKMQNVVTVSISLSFLLYLISALFGYLTFYAHVNSELLLSYDVYISGDIMVMTVRLFVLLAVLLTVPLIHFPARKAVIMLLSGQRPFSWLTHIIATLTILGVVLILAVFVPDIRNVFGVVGSTTSSCLLFVFPGIFYLRISSEPLRSPDSIGAVLLMVFGIIMGLISFSIIVITWVQSS